Proteins from a genomic interval of Musa acuminata AAA Group cultivar baxijiao chromosome BXJ1-9, Cavendish_Baxijiao_AAA, whole genome shotgun sequence:
- the LOC135592696 gene encoding receptor protein-tyrosine kinase CEPR2-like: MAGFLHPFFHLLSTLLLLASLRISNSQDEQAQALLHLKSTLIDPANFLETWKESSSPCRFLGVTCDSTSGEVTGISLPRSNLSGEISPSIALLSSLTTLLLQENSMSGTVPAELANCMNLQVLNLSSNSLTGQLPDLSGLKNLKVLDVSSNKLSGSFPPWIGNLSGLVELGLAENDFDEGEIPPGIGNLKNLTWLYMANCNLSGEIPDSVSELSSLGTLDFSQNKLSGPLPKAISKLRKLFKIELYQNNLTGVIPPELSDLTELREIDVSRNQISGRIPAEVGSLKKLTVIQLYRNDFWGELPRGFGDLQFLSAFSIYENRFSGEFPANFGRFSPLNSFDISENNFSGRFPGFLCQNNNLQFLLALENKFSGAFPDSYANCKTLRRFRISQNSFSGRLPNGIWGLPFAVIIDVSDNGFTGRIPSEIGKSTSLSQLSVRNNKLSGEIPAEIGKLSQLQKLYASNNSLSGRIPSEIGSLYQLTTLHLQDNDLSGSIPSELGLCSRLVEIDLSQNTLGGRIPGTLSQLASLNSINLSRNLITGPIPDGLQSLKLSSIDFSGNKLSGRVPPGLLVIAGEEAFSGNPALCIDGRSGNRWDPELGMCRVSSKHRYVFGNRMVFTALVFSALIIFLAGLVLVSYRSLKLDESIRNKDLDECMEDEPEWKIESFYPLELDAEEMSNLDEEHLIGSGSTGKVYRLDLRNRSTVAVKQLLKGNEARVFMAEMNILGKIRHRNILKLHACLTRGDLSLLVFEFMPNGNLYHALRREVKAGEPELDWNKRYKIAMGAAKGIMYLHHDCSPAIIHRDIKSNNILLDEDYEAKIADFGIAKIAEESDSSCFAGTHGYIAPELAYSVKVTEKSDVYSFGIVLLELLTGHGPVEPQYGEGKDIVYWVSTHLNQQNASEILDSRVSSPAEECMMKVLKVAILCTTKLPNLRPTMREVVNMLIDADPCNLAAREKNYYKNL, encoded by the exons ATGGCCGGATTCCTCCACCCTTTCTTCCATCTCCTGAGCACTCTTCTTCTGCTAGCTTCTCTGCGAATCTCGAACTCCCAAGATGAGCAAGCCCAGGCGCTGCTGCATTTGAAGAGCACCCTAATTGACCCTGCAAATTTTCTCGAGACATGGAAGGAATCCAGTTCTCCATGCAGGTTTCTTGGTGTCACTTGTGACTCCACCTCTGGTGAGGTCACTGGGATCTCACTGCCAAGAAGTAATCTCTCTGGTGAGATCTCACCATCGATCGCCCTCCTCAGCAGCCTCACCACTCTTCTCCTGCAAGAGAATTCCATGTCGGGGACTGTTCCTGCGGAGCTGGCAAACTGCATGAATCTCCAGGTCCTCAACCTGTCTTCCAATAGCTTGACGGGCCAATTACCAGATCTCTCAGGCTTAAAGAACCTCAAAGTCCTTGATGTCTCGAGCAACAAGCTTTCCGGTAGCTTTCCACCATGGATCGGGAACTTGTCAGGCCTGGTTGAGCTCGGCCTGGCCGAGAACGACTTCGACGAGGGGGAGATTCCGCCAGGAATCGGGAACCTGAAGAACTTGACCTGGCTTTACATGGCGAACTGTAATCTAAGCGGAGAGATCCCGGACTCGGTATCCGAATTGTCCTCACTTGGCACACTCGATTTCTCTCAGAACAAACTCTCAGGACCATTACCAAAGGCAATCTCGAAGCTGCGCAAGCTGTTCAAGATCGAGCTCTACCAGAACAATCTAACTGGTGTGATACCTCCTGAGCTATCAGACCTCACTGAGCTCCGAGAGATCGATGTCTCCCGGAATCAGATCAGTGGGAGAATTCCAGCTGAAGTCGGCAGTCTCAAGAAGCTCACAGTGATCCAATTATACAGGAACGACTTCTGGGGTGAGCTCCCACGAGGCTTCGGTGACCTGCAGTTCCTCAGTGCATTCTCTATCTATGAGAACAGATTCTCCGGGGAGTTTCCTGCAAACTTTGGAAGATTCTCACCTCTGAACAGCTTTGACATCTCGGAGAACAACTTCTCCGGGCGGTTCCCCGGATTCTTGTGCCAAAACAACAACCTGCAGTTCCTGCTTGCCCTCGAGAACAAGTTCTCAGGTGCATTTCCGGATTCATATGCTAACTGTAAGACTCTGCGTAGGTTCAGGATCAGCCAGAATAGCTTCTCGGGTAGGCTTCCGAATGGGATTTGGGGACTGCCATTTGCGGTCATCATCGATGTATCGGACAATGGGTTCACCGGAAGAATACCTTCGGAGATAGGGAAGTCCACCAGCTTGAGCCAGCTCTCTGTGCGGAACAACAAGCTATCCGGTGAGATTCCAGCTGAGATTGGGAAGCTCTCACAGCTACAGAAGCTGTACGCATCCAACAACTCCCTCTCAGGTCGCATTCCATCTGAAATCGGCAGCCTGTACCAGTTGACAACTCTGCATTTGCAAGACAACGATCTTAGTGGATCCATACCATCAGAACTTGGACTGTGCAGCAGGCTGGTGGAGATAGATCTTTCACAGAACACATTGGGTGGTCGTATTCCGGGAACACTGTCCCAGTTGGCATCTCTCAACTCGATAAACCTTTCGCGGAACTTGATCACAGGTCCAATTCCAGATGGTTTGCAGTCTCTTAAGCTCAGCTCTATCGATTTCTCCGGTAACAAATTATCCGGAAGAGTTCCTCCCGGTCTTCTCGTGATAGCTGGAGAAGAAGCATTCTCTGGTAATCCAGCACTCTGCATCGATGGGAGATCAGGAAACAGATGGGATCCTGAATTGGGAATGTGCAGAGTAAGCAGCAAACACAGATATGTTTTCGGAAATAGAATGGTTTTCACAGCCCTTGTTTTCTCAGCACTGATCATATTTCTAGCTGGACTAGTGTTGGTGAGTTACAGGAGCTTGAAGCTTGATGAATCCATTAGAAATAAGGATCTTGATGAGTGCATGGAAGATGAGCCGGAGTGGAAAATTGAGTCATTTTATCCACTAGAACTGGATGCAGAAGAGATGTCGAATTTGGATGAAGAGCATTTGATtggcagtggaagcactggcaaaGTTTACAGATTGGATCTAAGGAACAGAAGCACGGTCGCCGTGAAGCAGCTGCTGAAGGGGAATGAAGCTAGAGTTTTCATGGCAGAAATGAACATACTAGGAAAGATCAGGCACAGGAACATACTGAAGCTTCATGCTTGCTTGACAAGAGGGGATCTTAGTCTCCTTGTGTTTGAGTTCATGCCCAATGGCAATCTTTATCACGCCCTTCGCCGCGAAGTAAAAGCTGGGGAGCCAGAGTTGGACTGGAACAAGCGCTACAAGATTGCCATGGGTGCAGCAAAGGGGATTATGTATCTTCACCATGACTGCTCCCCAGCCATAATTCACAGGGACATAAAATCCAACAACATACTGCTTGATGAGGACTATGAAGCTAAAATTGCCGACTTTGGGATCGCGAAAATAGCAGAGGAGTCAGATTCAAGCTGTTTTGCTGGCACGCATGGTTACATCGCTCCCG AACTGGCATATTCAGTCAAGGTGACAGAAAAGAGTGATGTGTATAGCTTTGGTATAGTCTTGCTTGAATTGCTTACCGGGCATGGACCTGTTGAGCCTCAGTACGGTGAAGGCAAAGACATAGTCTACTGGGTTTCCACTCATCTCAATCAGCAAAATGCTTCAGAGATTTTGGACTCAAGAGTGTCAAGCCCTGCAGAAGAATGC